The Nostoc sp. 'Lobaria pulmonaria (5183) cyanobiont' genome window below encodes:
- a CDS encoding response regulator transcription factor: protein MPLTILVVDDDLGTRLSVSDYLELSGYSVITANDGQEALFMVDEYHPDLIVTDIVMPRMNGYELVRRVRQQPVFRLLPVILLTARIKTQERILGYQSGCDLYLPKPFELEELAAAIRNLLERSQIIQSEYRFSHKDSLGISGLTKAEDAHNSLSTKIQQSHLHSALTHREQEVLELLTHGLSNAEMGHQLHLSPRTVEKYVSSLLRKTSTSNRAELVRFAMKHGLVE from the coding sequence ATGCCCTTGACGATCCTTGTAGTGGATGATGATTTGGGCACTCGTCTGTCTGTTAGCGACTATCTTGAACTGTCTGGCTACTCAGTGATCACGGCTAATGACGGTCAAGAGGCTTTGTTTATGGTGGATGAGTATCATCCTGATTTGATTGTCACGGATATTGTTATGCCACGAATGAATGGCTATGAACTGGTGCGCCGGGTGCGTCAACAACCAGTGTTTCGTTTATTGCCTGTAATTTTATTAACGGCACGTATTAAAACCCAAGAAAGAATTCTGGGCTACCAGTCAGGGTGCGATTTATATTTACCCAAGCCTTTTGAACTGGAAGAGTTAGCAGCAGCAATCCGCAATCTTTTAGAGCGATCGCAAATTATCCAATCAGAATACCGTTTTTCTCATAAAGACAGTTTGGGCATTTCCGGCTTGACAAAAGCGGAGGATGCGCATAATTCTCTGTCCACTAAAATTCAGCAATCCCATCTGCACTCAGCCCTAACTCATAGAGAACAGGAAGTCTTAGAGTTATTGACTCATGGTCTTTCTAATGCCGAAATGGGTCATCAGCTACACCTGAGTCCTCGAACCGTGGAAAAGTACGTTAGCAGTTTATTGAGAAAAACCTCAACCAGCAACCGCGCGGAATTAGTCCGTTTTGCGATGAAGCATGGTTTAGTGGAATAA
- the smpB gene encoding SsrA-binding protein SmpB: protein MSDKNEGYKVICDNRQARYLYEILETYEAGIELTGTEVKSIRAGKVNLQDGYALLRNGEAWLINVHISPYNASGQYFNHEPRRTRKLLLHRQELRKLIGKVEQQGLTLIPLKMYLKRGWLKVSIALGKGKKLHDKREDLKRRQDQRDIQRAMKSY from the coding sequence ATGAGCGACAAGAACGAAGGTTACAAAGTTATTTGCGACAACCGTCAAGCCCGTTATTTGTATGAAATTCTAGAAACTTACGAAGCTGGAATTGAGTTGACAGGAACAGAGGTGAAGTCGATTCGTGCGGGTAAAGTCAATCTCCAAGATGGCTATGCTTTGCTTCGCAATGGCGAAGCATGGTTGATTAATGTGCATATCTCACCTTACAACGCTAGTGGACAATATTTTAATCATGAACCACGGCGTACACGCAAGCTACTATTGCATCGCCAAGAACTCCGTAAGCTAATTGGCAAAGTCGAACAGCAGGGTTTAACTTTAATCCCTTTGAAAATGTATCTTAAACGAGGCTGGCTAAAAGTGAGTATAGCCCTTGGAAAAGGTAAAAAGCTCCACGATAAACGAGAAGACCTGAAACGACGCCAAGACCAGCGTGACATTCAACGGGCTATGAAAAGCTATTGA
- a CDS encoding peptidylprolyl isomerase — MLNLLKSWLKKSLMAILLITIFLGITTAGWTPSSSAALPAGNAITDGKALLRYALPIDNKPVRQLQGSLEDISAQLRANRRWGAISKDISQASRILDKPSQILTSVPAERQPQAEAWITELKSGVGKLEELANSKDKEQILQERSKLLNLVTGLEDSMVKQFPFEVPVEYSNLPQLKGRATIEIKTNKGDLALVVDGYSAPVTAGNFVDLVQRGFYNGLEFTRSEESYFLQTGDPAGKDVGFIDPTTGKYRAIPLEVLVKGDKVPTYGITLEEAGRYVDMPVLPFSAFGAVVMARPESEVNGGSSQFFFFLFEPELTPAGRNLLDGRYAVFGYLTEGREVLDKLKAGDKIESAAVVQGIENLVQPQAA; from the coding sequence ATGCTTAACTTATTAAAATCCTGGCTGAAGAAGAGCCTAATGGCAATACTGCTGATAACAATATTTTTAGGCATAACTACAGCTGGGTGGACTCCCTCCAGTAGCGCCGCACTCCCAGCCGGCAATGCAATTACCGACGGAAAGGCTTTGTTACGGTATGCACTCCCGATAGATAACAAACCTGTGCGGCAACTACAAGGCAGCTTAGAGGACATCTCTGCCCAACTGCGGGCGAATCGGCGTTGGGGTGCTATTTCCAAAGACATCAGCCAAGCATCCCGCATTCTCGATAAACCTTCCCAAATCTTAACAAGCGTTCCCGCAGAACGCCAACCCCAAGCTGAAGCTTGGATTACTGAGTTGAAATCTGGGGTGGGTAAATTGGAAGAATTGGCGAACAGCAAAGATAAAGAACAAATTCTGCAAGAGAGAAGTAAACTACTAAATCTCGTTACTGGGCTAGAAGATTCAATGGTGAAACAATTTCCCTTTGAAGTTCCTGTTGAATACAGTAACCTGCCACAACTTAAAGGTCGTGCCACTATAGAAATTAAAACCAACAAAGGCGATTTAGCTCTTGTGGTAGACGGTTATAGCGCCCCTGTAACTGCTGGTAATTTTGTAGATTTGGTACAGAGGGGTTTTTATAATGGCTTAGAATTTACCCGTTCTGAAGAATCTTACTTTCTCCAAACTGGAGATCCTGCTGGGAAAGATGTGGGTTTTATTGACCCAACAACGGGCAAATATCGCGCTATTCCCTTAGAAGTCTTAGTTAAAGGCGATAAAGTACCCACTTATGGCATTACTTTAGAAGAAGCTGGACGTTACGTTGATATGCCAGTTCTACCTTTTTCTGCCTTTGGTGCAGTAGTGATGGCTCGTCCTGAAAGTGAAGTAAATGGTGGTTCATCACAATTTTTCTTCTTTTTGTTTGAACCAGAACTCACCCCCGCCGGACGCAACCTATTGGATGGTCGTTATGCCGTTTTTGGCTATCTCACCGAAGGGAGAGAAGTTTTGGATAAACTAAAGGCTGGTGACAAAATTGAATCGGCAGCTGTGGTTCAGGGAATAGAAAATCTGGTTCAGCCGCAAGCTGCATAA
- a CDS encoding YbaB/EbfC family nucleoid-associated protein, with product MTGKGQGFGFGLGKMKELAEAFKKAQQVQEGAKRLQEELEQMEIQGESGGGLVKVIVSGNQEPKRVEISPDALAEGAEVLSDLVTVAMKEAYNKSTATMRERMEELTSGLELPGF from the coding sequence ATGACAGGAAAAGGACAGGGATTTGGCTTTGGCTTAGGAAAAATGAAGGAACTGGCCGAAGCTTTTAAGAAAGCACAGCAAGTTCAAGAAGGCGCAAAGCGACTCCAAGAAGAATTGGAGCAAATGGAGATTCAAGGAGAATCTGGCGGTGGCCTGGTGAAGGTGATTGTCAGTGGGAACCAAGAACCAAAACGAGTAGAAATTTCTCCAGATGCTTTAGCAGAAGGTGCAGAAGTACTTTCTGATCTTGTAACAGTGGCAATGAAAGAAGCCTACAACAAGTCCACAGCAACAATGCGGGAACGTATGGAAGAATTAACCAGTGGATTGGAGTTACCTGGATTTTAG
- a CDS encoding Uma2 family endonuclease, whose translation MVTTPVTSITFEEYLTYDDGSDFHYELVDGKLELMNPPTIEHFLIVDFLDTALKAEIKRCNYTWLCFRESGVRTGRNKSRLTDLCVVTLEQARELLNASAVFESPPLLIVEVVSPESVKRDYRYKRSEYAALEVPEYWIVDPLQTKVSVLLLEDGLYEETVFTTTQEIGSRTFPELAIAVDQIFTAGNLNQGRRD comes from the coding sequence ATGGTAACAACACCAGTAACCAGCATCACATTTGAGGAGTACTTAACCTATGATGATGGTAGCGATTTCCATTATGAGCTGGTGGATGGCAAGCTAGAGCTAATGAATCCACCTACTATTGAACATTTCCTGATTGTCGATTTTTTGGATACTGCTTTGAAAGCAGAAATCAAACGTTGTAACTATACTTGGCTGTGTTTTCGGGAAAGTGGGGTGAGAACGGGTAGAAATAAATCTAGGTTGACCGATCTGTGTGTAGTGACACTGGAGCAAGCTAGAGAATTGTTGAATGCTTCAGCAGTATTTGAGTCACCCCCGTTATTAATTGTTGAGGTGGTTAGTCCAGAGTCTGTGAAACGGGACTATCGCTATAAGCGATCAGAATATGCGGCGTTAGAGGTTCCTGAATATTGGATTGTAGACCCACTGCAAACAAAAGTTTCCGTGTTACTACTGGAAGATGGATTGTACGAAGAAACAGTTTTTACAACAACTCAAGAAATTGGATCACGGACTTTTCCAGAATTAGCGATCGCAGTTGATCAGATATTCACCGCCGGAAATTTGAATCAGGGGAGACGCGATTAA
- a CDS encoding type I glyceraldehyde-3-phosphate dehydrogenase — protein MIRVAINGFGRIGRNFARCWVGRENSRIDLVAINDTSDPRTNAHLLKYDSMLGKIKGAEISADDNSIIVNGKTIKCVSDRNPENLPWKDWGIDLIIEATGVFTSKEGALRHVNAGAKKVLITAPGKNEDGTFVVGVNHHDYDHNKHHIISNASCTTNCLAPIAKVLNDKFGIIKGTMTTTHSYTGDQRLLDASHRDLRRARAAAINIVPTSTGAAKAVALVIPDLKGKLNGVALRVPTPNVSMVDFVVQVEKRTITEEVNQALKDAAEGPLKGILDYSQLELVSSDYQGSDASSIVDSSLTLVMGNDLVKVMAWYDNEWGYSQRVLDLAELVAEKWQ, from the coding sequence GTGATTAGAGTTGCAATCAACGGTTTCGGGCGGATTGGACGTAACTTTGCGCGTTGCTGGGTGGGTAGAGAGAATAGTCGAATCGATCTTGTCGCTATTAATGACACTTCAGACCCTAGAACCAATGCTCACCTGCTGAAGTATGACTCAATGTTAGGGAAGATCAAGGGTGCTGAGATTAGTGCCGATGATAACTCTATCATCGTTAACGGTAAGACCATTAAATGCGTATCCGATCGCAACCCAGAAAACTTGCCCTGGAAAGATTGGGGAATTGACCTAATTATCGAAGCAACCGGGGTATTTACTAGCAAAGAAGGAGCGCTCAGGCACGTAAATGCCGGAGCCAAGAAAGTTCTGATTACCGCTCCTGGTAAAAACGAGGATGGTACTTTTGTGGTTGGTGTGAATCATCATGACTATGACCACAACAAACACCACATTATCAGTAATGCTAGCTGTACTACCAATTGCTTGGCACCAATCGCCAAGGTGTTGAACGATAAGTTCGGCATCATCAAAGGTACGATGACCACCACCCACAGCTATACAGGCGATCAGCGCTTGCTAGACGCTTCTCACCGGGATTTGCGACGGGCGAGGGCCGCAGCGATAAACATTGTACCCACCTCTACTGGCGCAGCAAAAGCAGTGGCGCTGGTTATCCCAGACCTCAAAGGCAAGCTAAATGGCGTTGCCTTGCGCGTACCAACCCCGAACGTCTCAATGGTAGATTTCGTAGTTCAGGTTGAGAAGCGTACTATTACTGAAGAAGTTAACCAAGCTCTCAAAGATGCTGCCGAAGGCCCACTCAAAGGGATTTTGGACTACAGCCAACTAGAACTAGTATCTTCCGATTATCAAGGTAGTGATGCTTCTTCGATTGTTGATTCTAGCTTGACTTTGGTTATGGGCAATGACCTAGTAAAAGTTATGGCGTGGTATGACAACGAGTGGGGTTACAGCCAACGAGTCTTGGATCTGGCAGAATTGGTAGCTGAAAAGTGGCAATAA
- the murC gene encoding UDP-N-acetylmuramate--L-alanine ligase, translated as MTNSVDFSGRPFHFIGIGGIGMSALAYVLTKRQFPVSGSDLRPNHITHKLESIGAHIFGKQEASNLEFFHPQVLANPVVLNSQEQLPADTKSKLPQVICSTAINTNNLEYKAALELGCPVLHRSDVLAALIADYYSIAVAGTHGKTTTSSMIGYMLLEAGLDPTILVGGEVNAWEGNARLGQSQYLVAEADESDGSLVKHAPEIGIITNIELDHPDHYDTLEEVIDIFQTFAKGCKTLIGSIDCATVRDRLQPTITYSLYSDTDADYTVTNIDYRADGTTALVWERGKALGVLTLRLLSRHNLSNALAAVAVGRALGLEFGAIAKGIATFEGARRRFEFRGEVNGITFIDDYAHHPSEIRVTLAAARLQARPGQRVVAIFQPHRYSRTLTFLEEFAESFTHADLVVLTDIYSAGEPNLGQISGERLTAEIAKQHSQVVYQSTLPAVYEYLLQTLRPGDLALFLGAGNLNQVIPEIITTLCEPAKATS; from the coding sequence ATGACTAATTCTGTAGATTTTAGTGGTAGACCATTTCATTTCATTGGCATCGGTGGCATAGGTATGTCTGCTCTGGCATACGTTCTCACAAAGCGTCAATTTCCAGTATCAGGTTCGGATCTTCGTCCTAACCACATTACGCACAAGTTGGAATCTATCGGCGCTCATATTTTTGGTAAACAAGAGGCAAGCAATCTCGAATTCTTTCACCCTCAGGTATTAGCTAATCCAGTAGTATTAAATTCACAAGAACAATTACCTGCTGATACTAAGTCAAAATTGCCTCAAGTCATTTGTTCAACAGCAATTAACACTAATAATTTAGAATACAAAGCAGCTCTGGAATTAGGTTGTCCAGTTTTACATCGTTCAGATGTACTAGCAGCTTTAATTGCCGATTACTACAGTATTGCAGTGGCAGGAACACACGGCAAAACTACAACCAGTAGCATGATTGGCTATATGCTTCTGGAAGCAGGTCTAGACCCAACGATTTTAGTCGGTGGCGAAGTCAATGCTTGGGAAGGTAATGCTCGATTGGGACAAAGCCAATATTTGGTAGCCGAAGCAGATGAATCAGATGGTTCTTTAGTAAAACACGCTCCCGAAATTGGCATCATTACCAATATTGAACTAGATCATCCTGACCATTACGATACATTAGAAGAAGTCATTGACATCTTCCAGACATTTGCTAAGGGTTGTAAAACGTTAATAGGTAGTATTGACTGTGCTACGGTGCGCGATCGCTTGCAACCCACAATTACCTACAGCTTATACTCAGATACCGACGCCGATTACACCGTCACCAATATTGATTATCGCGCTGATGGTACCACGGCTTTGGTTTGGGAAAGAGGCAAAGCTTTGGGCGTGTTGACGTTGCGGTTGCTCAGTCGGCATAATCTCAGCAATGCCCTAGCGGCAGTAGCTGTTGGTCGCGCTTTGGGCTTAGAATTTGGAGCAATTGCCAAAGGTATCGCCACCTTTGAAGGAGCAAGACGACGCTTTGAGTTTCGAGGTGAAGTCAATGGCATTACCTTCATTGATGACTATGCTCACCACCCTAGCGAGATTCGCGTTACTCTCGCCGCAGCACGTTTACAGGCAAGACCAGGGCAAAGAGTGGTTGCCATCTTCCAACCTCATCGCTATAGCCGTACACTGACCTTTTTAGAAGAATTTGCCGAGTCCTTTACCCATGCTGATTTGGTTGTACTGACTGATATTTACAGTGCAGGTGAACCTAATTTAGGGCAAATTAGTGGTGAACGTCTAACGGCGGAAATTGCTAAACAGCATTCGCAGGTAGTTTATCAATCAACTTTACCCGCAGTGTATGAGTACTTGCTACAAACACTACGCCCAGGAGACTTGGCGCTGTTTTTGGGAGCTGGAAATTTGAACCAGGTGATTCCTGAAATAATTACGACACTTTGTGAGCCGGCTAAAGCCACATCCTAA
- the thiL gene encoding thiamine-phosphate kinase: MNSELSSQQVKDIGEQGLLERLQRFCPPEIIGDDAAVLETAPGQFLVVTTDVLVDGIHFSNLTTSPEDAGWRAVTANLSDLAAMGASPLGITVGLGLPGELRVSWVERLYQGMTECLQKYNTPIVGGDVVRSPVTTLAITAFGQVNPSQIIRRSAAAIGDAIVVTGVHGASHAGLELLLHPELGENLNNEEKTALIRAHQRPQPRLDVLAILWKILTPNFQLSIAGMDSSDGLADAIIQICRTSGVGAVLERRQIPLPKTFNHWLTPDQALAYALYGGEDFELVLCLPQELASTLVQHLGEGAAIAGRITAGSTVILHDEQKKFPDQVLSLDQGFQHFGQ; this comes from the coding sequence GTGAACAGTGAGTTATCTTCTCAACAAGTAAAAGACATTGGCGAACAAGGTCTTTTAGAAAGATTACAGCGCTTCTGCCCACCAGAAATTATCGGCGATGATGCCGCAGTACTTGAGACTGCACCAGGGCAATTTTTGGTAGTGACTACAGATGTGCTGGTTGATGGCATACATTTTAGCAACCTCACCACTTCTCCAGAAGATGCTGGTTGGCGAGCAGTGACTGCCAATTTATCAGATTTAGCAGCAATGGGCGCTTCGCCATTGGGAATCACTGTCGGCTTGGGACTACCCGGTGAACTTAGGGTGAGTTGGGTAGAACGCTTGTACCAGGGAATGACGGAATGCCTGCAAAAATACAATACCCCAATTGTTGGGGGTGATGTGGTGCGATCGCCTGTTACTACTTTGGCAATTACTGCTTTTGGTCAAGTTAACCCTAGTCAAATTATCCGTCGTTCTGCTGCTGCGATTGGGGATGCGATCGTCGTTACAGGCGTTCATGGAGCCTCTCACGCGGGCTTAGAACTGCTTTTGCATCCCGAATTAGGAGAAAATCTTAACAACGAAGAAAAGACGGCTCTAATCCGCGCACACCAACGCCCACAGCCACGATTAGATGTCTTAGCAATCCTCTGGAAAATCTTAACTCCTAACTTCCAACTTTCCATTGCTGGTATGGATAGCAGCGATGGTTTAGCAGATGCGATTATTCAAATTTGCCGCACGAGTGGCGTTGGCGCTGTTTTAGAACGCAGACAAATTCCCCTACCAAAAACTTTTAACCATTGGCTGACACCAGACCAAGCGCTAGCTTATGCTCTATATGGTGGCGAAGACTTTGAATTAGTGCTGTGTTTACCACAAGAGTTAGCATCAACCTTAGTGCAACACCTTGGAGAAGGTGCTGCGATCGCAGGCAGGATTACAGCCGGATCGACAGTAATATTGCACGACGAGCAAAAAAAATTCCCTGACCAAGTTCTGAGTCTTGACCAGGGATTTCAACATTTTGGACAATAG
- a CDS encoding low molecular weight protein-tyrosine-phosphatase has translation MPYKLLFVCLGNICRSPSAENIMNHLIEQAGLSDGSADPKGIRILCDSAGTSSYHVGSPPDRRMSAAAATKLGIKLRGRARQFQKSDFQDFDLILAMDRENYDNILSLDRTKQYQHKVRLICEFCSRHTLKEVPDPYYGGQEGFNQVIDLLIDACEGLLTKVQSEEL, from the coding sequence ATGCCTTACAAGTTGCTGTTTGTCTGCTTAGGTAACATCTGCCGATCGCCATCGGCAGAAAATATCATGAATCATCTAATTGAGCAGGCTGGCTTGAGCGATGGCTCCGCCGACCCCAAAGGCATACGCATCCTCTGTGATTCTGCTGGCACATCTAGCTATCACGTTGGTAGCCCACCTGACAGACGCATGAGTGCTGCGGCTGCTACTAAGTTGGGAATTAAACTGCGTGGTCGAGCACGCCAGTTTCAAAAGTCAGACTTTCAAGACTTTGATTTGATTTTGGCTATGGATCGAGAAAATTATGATAACATCCTCAGTCTCGATCGAACTAAGCAATATCAGCATAAAGTGCGTTTGATATGCGAGTTTTGCTCTCGACACACTCTAAAGGAAGTTCCAGATCCCTATTACGGTGGTCAAGAGGGATTTAATCAGGTTATTGATTTACTGATCGATGCTTGTGAAGGCCTGCTCACAAAAGTTCAAAGTGAAGAGTTATGA
- the efp gene encoding elongation factor P, giving the protein MISSNDFRPGVSIVLDGSVWRVLEFLHVKPGKGSAFVRTKLKNVQSGSVMEKTFRAGETVPQATLEKSTMQHTYKEGDEFVFMDMETYEEGRLTRQQIGDRVKYLKEGMEAEVIRWGEQVLGVELPKSVVLEIVQTDPGLKGDTATGGSKPATLETGAVVMVPLFISQGERIKVDTQEDKYISRE; this is encoded by the coding sequence ATGATCTCCAGTAACGACTTTCGACCCGGTGTTTCAATTGTATTGGATGGGTCTGTATGGCGAGTGCTTGAATTCTTGCACGTCAAACCAGGCAAAGGTTCCGCCTTTGTACGAACTAAGCTAAAAAATGTCCAGAGTGGGAGCGTTATGGAAAAAACGTTCCGCGCAGGGGAAACAGTGCCGCAAGCCACTCTAGAAAAAAGTACGATGCAGCATACCTATAAAGAAGGCGATGAGTTTGTCTTTATGGATATGGAAACCTACGAAGAAGGCAGATTGACTCGCCAACAAATTGGCGATCGCGTCAAGTACCTCAAAGAAGGTATGGAAGCCGAAGTGATTCGGTGGGGCGAACAGGTACTGGGAGTAGAGTTACCTAAGTCTGTGGTTCTGGAAATTGTACAAACAGATCCAGGTTTAAAAGGTGACACTGCCACAGGTGGCTCAAAACCAGCAACTCTGGAAACTGGTGCAGTTGTGATGGTTCCTTTATTTATTTCCCAAGGAGAACGTATCAAAGTTGATACTCAGGAAGATAAATATATCAGCAGGGAATAA
- the murB gene encoding UDP-N-acetylmuramate dehydrogenase, giving the protein MTISQAAGNVCTVSALNTKKQQTANSVENEVIYLPSTDCAIKSQASLSAFTSYRVGGAADLYVAPRNLEALQASLKYAKERNLKVTTLGAGSNLLVSDGGISGLVIATRHLRFSNFHPQTGQLTVAAGESIPSLAWAAAELGWQGLEWAVGIPGTAGGAVVMNAGAHNSCIADMLVSAQVLSPDGTLETLTPEQLGYSYRTSLLQGGDRIVTQATLQLAPGADPAKVVAITKEHKKHRLSTQPYNFPSCGSVFRNPKPYSAGWLIEQTGLKGYQIGGAQVALLHANFIVNRGGAKASDIFCLIRHIQHQVQERWSINLEPEVKMLGEFQGAC; this is encoded by the coding sequence ATGACCATTTCCCAGGCAGCTGGAAACGTCTGCACAGTTTCTGCTTTGAATACAAAGAAACAGCAAACAGCTAATTCAGTGGAGAACGAAGTAATTTACTTACCCAGTACTGATTGTGCGATCAAGTCCCAGGCTTCTTTGTCAGCGTTTACTTCCTATAGAGTTGGGGGAGCCGCTGATTTATACGTTGCCCCCCGAAACTTAGAAGCACTGCAAGCAAGTCTTAAATACGCAAAAGAACGTAATTTAAAGGTAACAACACTGGGAGCAGGTTCTAACTTGCTGGTAAGCGATGGTGGTATATCAGGCTTAGTCATTGCTACTCGTCATCTCCGCTTCAGCAACTTTCACCCCCAAACCGGTCAATTAACCGTTGCTGCTGGAGAATCAATTCCCAGCCTGGCATGGGCAGCAGCAGAATTAGGTTGGCAAGGATTGGAGTGGGCTGTTGGTATCCCTGGAACAGCAGGAGGTGCCGTGGTGATGAACGCAGGGGCACATAATAGCTGTATCGCAGATATGTTAGTTAGTGCCCAGGTACTTTCACCCGATGGTACACTGGAAACTCTTACCCCGGAACAGTTAGGTTATAGCTACCGGACTTCATTATTGCAAGGTGGCGATCGCATAGTCACCCAAGCCACCTTACAACTCGCGCCAGGTGCAGACCCCGCAAAAGTTGTGGCAATCACCAAAGAACACAAAAAGCATCGATTAAGCACCCAACCATACAACTTCCCCAGTTGTGGCAGTGTTTTCCGCAATCCCAAACCTTACAGTGCTGGCTGGTTAATTGAACAAACTGGTCTCAAAGGCTACCAAATTGGTGGCGCACAAGTAGCGCTACTCCATGCTAATTTTATCGTTAATCGTGGTGGAGCAAAAGCTAGTGACATCTTCTGTCTCATTCGCCACATCCAACATCAAGTACAAGAACGTTGGTCTATTAATTTAGAGCCAGAAGTTAAAATGCTCGGAGAGTTTCAAGGTGCTTGTTGA
- the accB gene encoding acetyl-CoA carboxylase biotin carboxyl carrier protein, translating to MPLDFNEIRQLLATIAQTDIAEVTLKSDDFELTVRKAVSVNNQMLSVGQGTLGGVVGSGLTSGSSGGNQMSGSQVTEVSTSRVFENTGTSTQMQLSVNPASTIDQRLVEVPSPMVGTFYRAPAPGEAAFVEVGDRVRKGQTVCIIEAMKLMNEIEAEVSGQVMEILLENGDAVEYGQPLMRINPD from the coding sequence GTGCCATTGGACTTTAATGAAATCCGCCAACTTCTGGCAACTATCGCACAAACAGATATTGCAGAAGTCACGCTCAAAAGCGATGATTTTGAGCTAACAGTCCGTAAGGCTGTGAGCGTTAACAATCAGATGTTGTCGGTAGGTCAAGGGACTTTAGGCGGTGTGGTAGGTTCAGGCTTGACATCGGGTTCATCTGGGGGAAACCAGATGAGCGGAAGTCAGGTAACGGAGGTATCCACATCTCGTGTATTTGAGAATACTGGAACTAGCACACAAATGCAGTTGTCAGTAAATCCTGCCTCAACCATTGACCAAAGATTAGTAGAAGTGCCTTCCCCAATGGTAGGAACATTTTATCGCGCTCCTGCGCCTGGGGAAGCAGCATTTGTGGAAGTGGGCGATCGCGTCCGCAAGGGTCAAACAGTCTGTATCATTGAAGCCATGAAGCTGATGAATGAAATCGAAGCCGAAGTCTCTGGACAGGTGATGGAAATTCTTCTCGAAAATGGCGACGCTGTAGAATATGGTCAACCTTTGATGCGAATTAACCCTGATTAA
- the nadD gene encoding nicotinate (nicotinamide) nucleotide adenylyltransferase, with protein MQQLAIFGGTFNPIHWGHLLVAETALHQVSLEKVIWVPSLNPPHKEAALFEHRVQMLQLSIKDNPAFTVSLVETNRSGTSYAINTLIDLSACYPNTHWYWIVGLDTFQTLPGWYRGHELAQMCDWLIAPRQLGGETITQSKLICKQVEQQLREQSRNIHWQLLNIPLVGVSSSLIRKFCRERQSIRYLVPESVRSYITNNNLYSYKSE; from the coding sequence ATGCAGCAACTAGCAATTTTTGGTGGCACATTCAATCCAATTCATTGGGGACACCTGCTTGTAGCCGAGACAGCTTTGCATCAAGTATCCCTTGAAAAGGTAATTTGGGTGCCATCCCTAAATCCTCCTCACAAAGAAGCAGCTTTGTTTGAGCATCGCGTGCAAATGTTGCAATTATCCATAAAAGATAACCCAGCGTTTACTGTCTCACTAGTGGAGACAAATCGCTCTGGGACTTCTTATGCCATTAACACCCTGATTGACTTATCTGCTTGTTACCCAAATACTCACTGGTACTGGATTGTGGGCTTGGATACTTTCCAAACCTTACCCGGTTGGTACCGAGGACACGAATTAGCACAAATGTGTGATTGGCTAATCGCACCCCGACAGCTAGGTGGTGAGACTATAACTCAAAGTAAATTAATCTGCAAGCAAGTGGAGCAACAACTTAGAGAGCAGTCACGTAACATTCACTGGCAACTCTTAAATATACCTTTAGTAGGAGTTTCGTCAAGTCTAATTCGCAAATTTTGCCGCGAACGCCAGTCAATTCGTTATTTAGTCCCGGAATCGGTCAGATCATATATCACTAACAACAATCTCTACTCTTACAAATCTGAATAA
- a CDS encoding WGxxGxxG family protein, protein MKSNFITFVGAGVLSLSMGILPLTLSAQAQTTNDSGATTAPTTTTNERNDFNWGWLGLIGLFGLAGLAGKKRDPQPTAYRDPNAPSGTTYRD, encoded by the coding sequence ATGAAAAGTAATTTCATTACATTTGTTGGGGCTGGCGTTCTCAGCTTGAGTATGGGAATTTTACCCTTAACTCTATCTGCACAAGCTCAGACAACTAATGACTCCGGGGCCACTACTGCTCCAACAACGACCACTAATGAGCGCAACGATTTTAATTGGGGTTGGCTAGGATTGATTGGTTTATTCGGTCTAGCTGGGTTGGCTGGCAAAAAGCGCGATCCTCAACCGACTGCTTATCGCGACCCTAATGCCCCAAGTGGCACTACTTACAGAGATTAG